Genomic DNA from Oncorhynchus tshawytscha isolate Ot180627B linkage group LG04, Otsh_v2.0, whole genome shotgun sequence:
AGAAGGTCCCCTTGCCTTCATAGCAGTCCAGACGGCAGGGCGCCAGGCGCATGGCCTCTCTGAAGTGGATGATGGCCTCCTGCACTCGGCCCATGTTTCTCAGTGCTGCCCCTTTCAGGAGGAGGGCTTGCACACTGTTGCTGTTCAGCTGGATGGCCTTGGCACCCAGGTAGAGGGCCCGGGAGTAGCGCTTACTGTAGAAGCTGTGACATCTGAGCCACCAAAAACCAGATTGGTAGGAACATGTATTtagccactttgttcttggggaccttcaatgcagaaatgttttggtacccttccccagatctgtgcctcggcacaatcctgtctcgtagctctacaaacaattccttcgacctcatggcttggtttctgctctgacatgccctgtcaactgtgggaccttatatagacaagatttggaaaggcacaaacctgtccaatcaattaaatttaccacaggtggagttgtagaaacatctcaaggatgatcaatggaaacaggatgcacccgagctcaattttgagtctcatagcaaagggtctgaatccttatgtaaataagtttttttttttttttttatacatatgcaacaatttctaaaaacctgttttcactttgtcattatgggggtattgtgaattgatgaggtaaaaaaaaatgtttttaatccattttagaataaggctgtaacctaacaaaatttagaaaaagtcaaggtggtctgaatactttccgaatgcactgtatagtgagcaatatgtttggaacatcgaattgcaatacatatacaATCATGAGAATCGCAACAGATATCGTAtcagcacctaagtatcgtgattaTCTTGGCAATTCCCAGCCGTATTACCCAGATATGACCCAGGGCTCTGCATGCTGGTCTGAGATGTTGAACAGCCTTCCTCCCAGGACCTCAACGTCCTCCAGGTGCCCCTCACGTGCCATAAGGTAGCCATATACATCCATGCCTGACAGTAAGTAAAGACAACATAACTGAATTAGTTCAACTATAAATAAAAACCTAATAGTTAATGTCTTAGATAAGAATCGCTAGACTGGCTTAGTGAGTCCTAGGAAACTGATTTATTTAGTCAGTGATGGGTTTTCTGATGTCTGCTGTCCAGCACCTTTGATCAGATAAGGGTCCAGCATCTGGGCCTGCTCAAACTTCAGGATGGAGTTCTTTGTGTCACCTGCCCTGAAGTACACATCTGCCAGGCTCACCAGCAGGTCCACATTGTCACGCATTAGAGACTTCTTCTCCAGGGAGCTGAGAAGGAGAATCAGGAAACACAACACCCAGAATGAGAGCCATAGTTTAACAACACCGGAGATTATGATTCATGAAATGAATAACACTCCCATGGTGGGATGAGGAACTGGTCTGCTCACCGGATAGAGTTGATTGCTCTGTGGTTGTCCCCTGCATGTATGAAGGCATAGGATTTGATCCACACAGAGAGCCACTCCAGGTTGGGAAGACTCTGGATCACATCCATAGTCATGGACGCCACCTCAGCACCCTTCactgacagagacaggagacctACAACAGACACGAGTTAAAAGAACCCTTCGAAATGAAGAGCACAACAACATGGGATTTTGGCATGTCTGTGTGACGCACTACAGAAACATCCCAGTAACTAGTCCACACCAATGATGGCATCCAGTGCCAAGGGACACTGTCTCAGGACCTCTTTGTAGCTTGTGACAGCAGAGCGTTCGTGTCCAGCCTTCCTGTACAGATTAGCCAGCATCATGTTGATCTGAGGAAAGATAAACAAATATGCAATTCGGGAATTCCTCACAAGAATCTGGGCTGCTTTACTTTATTGAAATAGTCATAAAACGGCACTGCAAGCTTGGGTGTCATTGAGAGAGGATGGGGCTTTCAGGAGGGGACCTCAAAACAGCAACCTACCTTTGGGGTTCTCTGTCTAGATGGAATCCCATCAAGCACTGCAATTGCATCCTTATCCAGCTTCAGGATGGTGTAGCACTCTGCAATCTTATACTTGACCTCAATCTCTGAGGGAAAACTCTGAAATAAAGAAAAATGGCATTTGGTCAATTCAGAAGGCAATGCACAATGTACCCTATTACAAATAGTCTGTAGAGCAGCTCAGTCAAATGTGCATTATTTTTAATGAATGACATGGATGCCTGTTGCTACAGCCAGATATGTTGTAATTGACAGAGTTGGGAGCCTTCCACACCTGTGACTGCAAGGAGGATGCAGTTCCCCCGGTAGATGGCCGCACTTTAGAAGTTTTGCTGAACACTTTCTTCTGCTGCAGTGCCATGTTGTACTTGCAAGCAGCATTACGGTACTCCTTGTCATGGAAGATGGCATCTGCATGATAAACCAGCAGCTGGTACTTCTGGGATGGTGAGAACAGTTCTCTGAAAGAACAGATGTGGTACATGCATCACCCTCTGGCATAGTATTTGTCTGACAATAACTATATGAAGTGGTCAAGGAAATTAGCAATCAACATATaaaatcttttcacaaatagtcaCATTATTAATCCAGatacaactacactgaacaaaaatgtaaaatgcaACATCTAAAGTGCTGGTCCTATGTCTCATGAgctgatcccagaaatgttccatatgcacaaaaagcttatttccctcaaattttgtgcacaaatgtgtttaaatCGCAATTGGTGAGCATTTTACCCGTTGTCAAGATAATctattcacctgacaggtgtggtgtaTAAAAAAAACCTGAAaaagagcatgatcattacacaggtgcaccttgtgctgggcacAAAAGGCCTGTGCTGTTTTGTCACGcaacaataccacagatgtctcaagttgagggagcatggatatggcatgctgactgtaggactgtccaccagagctgtttccagataatttaatgttaattcctCTACCATAAGCAACCTCCAACGTTGTaatagaaaatttggcagtacatccaaccggcctcacaaccacagaccatgtgtaaccacacctgCCCAGGATCCTCAGTGAGTtaacctggctcccaagtgggtgggcctatgccctcccacgCCCACTcgtggctgcgcccctgcccagtcatgtcaaatccatagattatggcctaatgcattttttttttctatttactgatttccttatatgaactgcaactcagcaaaatctttgcgtttatattcttgttcagtgtacatttacACCCATCTTAAGCTAGTTGGCTTGCTAGCTAGATATAAATACTGCCAACTGCGTCCTTGTCAGCTTGGCTCGTGACGATAAGCAAGCATTGATTAGGACATGTGTTATCAATTGTACAGAATTATATGCTTTTGAAGATGATCGAACGGAGTGAATAACTAGTTAGGTAGCTAATACCTCAGAGGGATGTtcagtagctagccagccagctagctaatactATACTGTTACTTACGGATTGTTATTGCTCATTGTCAGCAGTAAACTACTAATTATCCGAACGTTTGAGTGAAGTCCCGCGGCGGCCATATCCCTCACATTATCTATGACGTTCATTTTGATGTAGTTTGATGGCTTGCTTTAAGATAAAAATCAAAAGTTTACGATTGCAGACAGGTAATTTACTTGCTAGCTATCATCATAAACTGCGATGTATTAAATATGGCGCCGTAAATTGAAGGACCATTCAATTGTTTTTCTTTTATAAAAACATATCATTGCTACGTGTCataaatattacatttttttttctcctctgtaTAAATTACAAAAATTTAAGTAATACGTTTTAAAACCTTAAACGGGCATAAAGTTGTCCTGTTCAGGcgaatagagtaccacagtatgagttgtAATaccctagcggtcaaacaggaaaATTGTCAGGGTTGTCAGGTCCAACTAAAATGTCTAGCCCAATGAAATCTGAAAACCTACGCAGATGTGAAAACTTGCCCCAAAAAGGTTGCAGAAAGAGGGGTGTTGCCACATTtatccaataaatgtttgtttcccCATAACGTTATCGAGCAAAttaaggatttttttttaatgacgtAGACTATTAAGCAAAATTCGGTTTTCTATCAAAATAATAATTCTTGCGAGTTTAAGAATGTCACAAGAGAAAAGATCAATCGCCCTTATTAAACTCTCCAGATAATTTTCCATCAATGGATGTCGATGTAACTTGTTTTGACTGCCATGATTaaacaataaggcccgaggatGTGTGATATATGGCTAacataccacgactaagggctgtgaccaactggcaagtgtcttcactgacattttcaacctgtccctggccaggtctgtaataccaacatgtttcaagcagaccaccatagtccctgtgcccaagaacactaaggtaacctgcctaaatgactaccgacccatagcactcacgtctgtagccatgaagggcttcaaatcaaatcaaattttatttgtcacatacacatggttagcagatgttaatgcgagtgtagcaaaatgcttgtgcttctagttccgacaatgcagtaataaccaacaagtaatctaactaacaattgcaaaactactgtcttatacacagtgtaaaggggataaagaatatgtacataaggatatatgaatgagtgatggtacagaggagcataggcaagatacagtagatggtatcgagtacagtatatacatatgagatgagtatgtaaacaaagtggcatagttaaagtggctagtgatacatgtattacataaggatgcagtcgatgatatagagtacagtatatacgtatgcatatgagatgaataatgtagggtaagtaacattatataaggtagcattgtttaaagtggctagtgatatatttacatttcccatcaattcccattattaaagtggctggagttgagtcagtgtcagtgtcagtgtgttggcagcagccactcaatgttagtggtggctgtttaacagtctgatggccttgagatagaagctgtttttcagtctctcggtcccagctttgatgcacctgtactgacctcgccttctggatgatagcggggtgaacaggcagtggctcgggtggttgatgtccttgatgatctttatggccttcctgtaacatcgggtggtgtaggtgtcctggagggcaggtagtttgccccggtgatgcgttgtgcagacctcactaccctctggagagccttacggttgtgggcggagcagttgccgtaccaggcggtgatacagcccgccaggatgctctcgattgtgcatctgtagaagtttgtgagtgcttttggtgacaagccgaatttcttcagcctcctgaggttgaagaggcgctgctgcaccttcttcacgatgctgtctgtgtgagtggaccaattcagtttgtctgtgatgtgtatgccgaggaacttacttaaaacttactaccctctccactactgttccatcgatgtggataggggggtgttccctctgctgtttcctgaagtccacaatcatctccttagttttgttgacgttgagtgtgaggttattttcctgacaccacactccgagggccctcacctcctccctgtaggccgtctcgtcgttgttggtaatcaagcctaccactgttgtgtcgtccgcaaacttgatgattgagttggaggcgtgcgtggccacgcagtcgtgggtgaacagggagtacaggagagggctcagaacacacccttgtggggccccagtgttgaggatcagcggggtggagatgttgttgcctaccctcaccacctggggacggcccgtcaggaagtccagtacccagttgcacagggcggggtcgagacccagggtctcgagcttgatgacgagcttggagggtactatggtgttgaatgccgagctgtagtcgatgaacagcattctcacataggtattcctcttgtccagatgggttagggcagtgtgcagtgtggttgagattgcatcgtctgtggacctatttgggcggtaagcaaattggagtgggtctagggtgtcaggtagggtggaggtgatatggtccttgactagtctctcaaagcacttcatgatgacggaagtgagtgctacgggacggtagtcgtttagctcagttaccttagctttcttgggaacaggaacaatggtggccctcttgaagcatgtgggaacagcagactggtatagggattgattgaatatgtccgtaaacacaccggccagctggtctgcgcatgctctgagggcgcggttggggatgccgtctgggcctgcagccttgcgagggttaacacgtttaaatgttttactcacctcggctgcagtgaaggagagtctgcatgttttcgttgcaggccgtgtcagtggcactgtattgtcctcaaagcgggcaaaaaagttatttagtctgcctgggagcaagacatcctggtccgtgactgggctggatttcttcttgtagtctgtgattgactgtagaccctgccacatgcctcttgtgtctgagccgttgaattgatattctactttgtctctgtactgacgcttagcttgtttgatagccttgcggagggaatagctgcactgtttgtagtcggtcatgttaccagacaccttgccctgattaaaagcagtggttcgcgctttcagtttcacgcgaatgctgccatcaatccacggtttctggttagggaatgttttaatcgttgctatgggaacgacatcttcaacacacgttctaatgaactcgcacaccgaatcagcgtattcgtcaatattgttatctgacgcaatacgaaacatatcccagtccacgtgatggaagcagtcttggagtgtggagtcagcttggtcggaccagggttggacagacctcagcgtgggagcctcttgttttagtttctgtctgtaggcagg
This window encodes:
- the anapc7 gene encoding anaphase-promoting complex subunit 7 isoform X1, translated to MNVIDNVRDMAAAGLHSNVRIISSLLLTMSNNNPELFSPSQKYQLLVYHADAIFHDKEYRNAACKYNMALQQKKVFSKTSKVRPSTGGTASSLQSQSFPSEIEVKYKIAECYTILKLDKDAIAVLDGIPSRQRTPKINMMLANLYRKAGHERSAVTSYKEVLRQCPLALDAIIGLLSLSVKGAEVASMTMDVIQSLPNLEWLSVWIKSYAFIHAGDNHRAINSIRSLEKKSLMRDNVDLLVSLADVYFRAGDTKNSILKFEQAQMLDPYLIKGMDVYGYLMAREGHLEDVEVLGGRLFNISDQHAEPWVISGCHSFYSKRYSRALYLGAKAIQLNSNSVQALLLKGAALRNMGRVQEAIIHFREAMRLAPCRLDCYEGLIDCYLASNGIREAMGMANNIYKTLGANAQTLTILATVCLEDPVTQEKAKTLLDKALAQRPDYTKAVVKKAELLSREQKYEEGIALLRNALANQSDCVLHRMLGDFLVAVNDYQEAMDQYSIALSLDPNDQKSLEGMQKMEKEESPADATVELDGDDMEGSGEDGELEGSDSEAAQWADQEQWFGMQ
- the anapc7 gene encoding anaphase-promoting complex subunit 7 isoform X2 — encoded protein: MALQQKKVFSKTSKVRPSTGGTASSLQSQSFPSEIEVKYKIAECYTILKLDKDAIAVLDGIPSRQRTPKINMMLANLYRKAGHERSAVTSYKEVLRQCPLALDAIIGLLSLSVKGAEVASMTMDVIQSLPNLEWLSVWIKSYAFIHAGDNHRAINSIRSLEKKSLMRDNVDLLVSLADVYFRAGDTKNSILKFEQAQMLDPYLIKGMDVYGYLMAREGHLEDVEVLGGRLFNISDQHAEPWVISGCHSFYSKRYSRALYLGAKAIQLNSNSVQALLLKGAALRNMGRVQEAIIHFREAMRLAPCRLDCYEGLIDCYLASNGIREAMGMANNIYKTLGANAQTLTILATVCLEDPVTQEKAKTLLDKALAQRPDYTKAVVKKAELLSREQKYEEGIALLRNALANQSDCVLHRMLGDFLVAVNDYQEAMDQYSIALSLDPNDQKSLEGMQKMEKEESPADATVELDGDDMEGSGEDGELEGSDSEAAQWADQEQWFGMQ